In Chryseobacterium sp. C-71, the genomic window GTTTTCACAGGTAATTTTATTGGTAAAAACTGCAACGGAAAAGAGAAATTAGAAAGAATAAAAAAAGAAATTTCTGATGATAAATACGATAAAATCATAGCTTTTGGAGATACCTCGGGTGACAAGCCAATGCTGAAATGGGCGAATGAAGGACATTACCAATTTTTTCACTAATTTTGAAAGATTAATAAAAATAAAATGAATAAGTTGCTAATTGTATGTTTTGCATTCATCATGAGTTGTACAAGCACAACTGCACAAAAATCTGACGGTATGCAAACTAAAGGAGAAATTCTCGCTTCCGAAACTCAAGGTGGAGCAGAGCAGGCTAGTTTTACAATCATCAAAGATCAACAGCAACTCGAAAAAGAGATAACAGAAAATTTCGCTGCTTCAGGTATGGAGCCAGTCATGCAAATTCCTGTTTTTCCTAAAGATCAAAAAGTTGTTTTGTACAATTTAGGAACTTTCAATTCTGGAGATCACAAGGTTTCAACGATTAAAAGTATTTCTGTGAAGAAAAATATTTTATACGTAGAAGTTCCGGAATATCAATCGGGAGGTATGGAAATTCAGGTAATGTCGAATCCTTGGTTTATATTCTCTGTTCCTTCAAATTATCAGTTCAATTCAGTAGAATTAAAATATTCAAAATAAAAATGAATAAAATATATTTAGATAACGCTGCCACAACGCCGCTTTCAGAAGAAGTTATCGATGCCATGGTAGAAACCATGAAGATGAATTTTGGGAATCCGTCTTCAACACATAGTTTCGGACAAGATGCTAAGATTTTAATCGAAAATGTAAGGAGGCAGGTTGCAGAATATCTTCACGTGAGTCCGGCAGAGATTATTTTTACGTCTTGCGGAACAGAATCCAACAATATGATCATCAAATCAAGTGTTTCACATTTGGGAGTTGAGAGAATTATCAGTTCGCCTTTGGAGCATAAATGTGTTTCTGAGAGTATTTTAGATATGAAAAATAGGAAAGGTGTTGAGGTTGCTTACATTCGTCCGAATGAAAAGGGAGATATTGATTTAAATAAACTGGAAGAATTGCTAAAAGCTTCTGATAAAAAAACTTTGGTAAGTTTGATGCATGCTAATAACGAAATCGGAAACATTGTAGATATCAAAAAAATTGCGGAATTGTGTAAAGCAAATAATGCATTATTTCATTCTGATACGGTGCAGACAATGGCTCATATGAATTTAGATTTGTCTGATATTCCTGTTGATTTTGCTTCTTGCAGTGCACATAAATTTCACGGTCCGAAAGGAATTGGTTTTGCTTTCATAAGAAAATCGAGCGGATTAAAAGGAATTATCACTGGCGGTCCTCAGGAAAGAAGTTTGAGAGCAGGTACAGAAAATGTGAGTGGTATTGCAGGTTTAGGAAAAGCGTTAGAGCTTTCACTTAACAACATGGATGCATATACACAGCACATGCAGAATATTAAAAAATACACTATCGATAGAGTTTCTGAAGCGATTCCGGGAATTAAATTTAATGGGAGAAGCTCTGAAGCTGAAAATAGTTTGTATACGGTGGTAAGCCTTTTATTACCTTATAAAAACCCTTTAATCGGTTTGCAGTTGGATATGAAGGGGATTGCTGTTTCTCAGGGCAGCGCATGCTCGTCTGGTGCTTCAAAACCATCAATGGTAATGATGATGGTGCTTTCTGAAGACGAAATGGATGATTGCACACCTTTACGTGTTTCATTCAGTCACATGACAACAAAAGAAGATATTGATACTTTTGTGGATGCTTTAGCAGAAATTTCGAAAGATTTAATCATAGAAAATACAAATGTTGAGCATAGATAAGCTATTCGCTTAAAAGTGGTAATTTTGATCTCAGAATTTAAATAGAATATTAATAATTAAAAATAAAAAAATGGCTTTAGAAATTACGGACAGCTCGTTCCAGGAAACAGTTTTGAAATCTGATAAACCAGTATTGGTAGACTTTTGGGCAGTATGGTGCGGACCGTGCAGAACTTTGGGACCAATCATCGAAGAAGTAGCAGCAGATTTTGAAGGAAAAGCTGTGGTAGGAAAAGTAGATGTAGATAACAATCAGGAAATTTCTATGCAGTACGGAATCAGAAATATCCCTACAGTTCTTATTTTTAAGAATGGTGAAGTAGTTGATAAATTGGTTGGTGTAACTCCAAAAGAGATCATCGCTGAGAAATTGAGCGCACACTTATAAAAAAAATCGCTTTGATAATGAATGCTTTCCGTGTCGGGAAGCATTTTTTTTATAAAAATACTTGCAGATTCGCATTAAAGTTGTATTTTTGCAACCACAATAACAGAGGGTACAAGCTTAGTTATAGTAAGAGATCCGGTAGTTCAGCTGGTTAGAATGCCGCCCTGTCACGGCGGAGGTCGCGGGTTCGAGTCCCGTCCGGATCGCAAAAAGTTTTTATTCAATTTACTTTTAAAAGAAAATTGATCCGGTAGTTCAGCTGGTTAGAATGCCGCCCTGTCACGGCGGAGGTCGCGGGTTCGAGTCCCGTCCGGATCGCAACTACAATATCAAAGTAGTCCAAAAAGCTTTAAAACATACGTTTTAAAGCTTTTTTTGTTTCGTGTATTGGTAATGATTCAGGACTCAATACTGATCAATTCCAAAAACTTGGGGACTAGGCAAAAAGTTTGTATAATCTAAAGAGGAAAAACGCTCTGTCTTTTACACATTTAAGTTGTAATCTAAAGTTTTTTATTTTGGCATTGAAAGATTCAGCAGCGGCATTGTACTTCTTGCTTCAAAATAATTGAGAATATCGTTGTAATGATTTATAATGGTGTTCCTTAGTGTAGAAAATGATTTAAAACCCGACTCTTCAACATTCTTAAACCAATGAGCAAGCTTTAGCATAGCAACCGATCTGGAGTTGTTTTGATTGTATATTTTTCTTAAATCATCTGATGAATGGGAATTTTTTTCTAAGTCAGGATATTCTCTAAACAAGATTTTTGCTCGTGTACTTTGATTTTTTGTCCATTTTTCCCTGCTTTTGTAAAGTAAATATCGGCTTCTTGACAAGAGTTGTTTTCGGGTATCGCCGTTTTCAAATATCTGAATTTCAGGTTTTACTTTTTTGTCTTTGGATTGTTTTAAAATTTCATTTTCTAAATCAATTGCTTCCCATCGATATTGAATTCTGAGCTCCTGAACAGCTTCTATAGCGAGTTTCTGGACATAGAATCTATCGACAACCTGCATCGCATTGGGAAGGCATTGTTTTGCGATAAGCTTCATAGAACCCGCCATATCTAAAGTGATTTCTTTTACTTTCTGTCTTATTTTTCTGCTGATTTTAAAAAGTCTGTCGGCTACTTCCCGGCTTTTTGTTCCTTTGATGATGTCAATAATACTTCCTTTTCTGCCTCGTGCAGTCTTGGAGGTAAGCACCATATAGAGTTCTCCTTGAGACAATGCCACTTCGTCTAAGGATAGGCGGTGAGAACGTTTTCGGGATAAATAATCCAATTTTCTGCATGAGATTTCTGCTTCCGGTCTTTAAACTCACTGAGTGATTTTT contains:
- a CDS encoding cysteine desulfurase family protein; translation: MNKIYLDNAATTPLSEEVIDAMVETMKMNFGNPSSTHSFGQDAKILIENVRRQVAEYLHVSPAEIIFTSCGTESNNMIIKSSVSHLGVERIISSPLEHKCVSESILDMKNRKGVEVAYIRPNEKGDIDLNKLEELLKASDKKTLVSLMHANNEIGNIVDIKKIAELCKANNALFHSDTVQTMAHMNLDLSDIPVDFASCSAHKFHGPKGIGFAFIRKSSGLKGIITGGPQERSLRAGTENVSGIAGLGKALELSLNNMDAYTQHMQNIKKYTIDRVSEAIPGIKFNGRSSEAENSLYTVVSLLLPYKNPLIGLQLDMKGIAVSQGSACSSGASKPSMVMMMVLSEDEMDDCTPLRVSFSHMTTKEDIDTFVDALAEISKDLIIENTNVEHR
- the trxA gene encoding thioredoxin; translated protein: MALEITDSSFQETVLKSDKPVLVDFWAVWCGPCRTLGPIIEEVAADFEGKAVVGKVDVDNNQEISMQYGIRNIPTVLIFKNGEVVDKLVGVTPKEIIAEKLSAHL